Proteins from a genomic interval of Salmo salar chromosome ssa14, Ssal_v3.1, whole genome shotgun sequence:
- the crabp2b gene encoding cellular retinoic acid-binding protein 2b: MDRKIADFSGMWKMKTSENFEELLKALGVNVFVRKIAVAAASRPAVEITQQGESLSIQTSTSVRTTHVSFTVGQSFNETTVDGRLCTSTPRWETDSKISCEQILHKGEGPKTAWTREVTNDGELILIMSAGDVVCTRVYQRE; the protein is encoded by the exons ATGGACCGTAAAATTGCAGACTTCTCTGGGATGTGGAAAATGAAGACTTCTGAAAACTTTGAAGAACTCCTGAAAGCATTGG GTGTGAACGTGTTTGTCAGGAAGATAGCCGTGGCTGCAGCCTCCAGGCCTGCAGTAGAGATCACCCAGCAGGGAGAGAGCCTCTCCATCCAGACCTCCACCAGCGTACGCACCACCCATGTCTCCTTCACCGTGGGACAGTCCTTCAATGAGACCACAGTGGACGGACGCCTCTGCACG AGTACCCCTCGCTGGGAGACAGATAGCAAGATCAGCTGTGAGCAGATTTTGCATAAAGGGGAGGGCCCTAAGACTGCCTGGACCCGTGAAGTGACCAATGATGGTGAACTGATTTTG ATAATGAGCGCTGGGGATGTCGTGTGCACCAGAGTGTATCAACGAGAATGA
- the mrps21 gene encoding small ribosomal subunit protein bS21m, which yields MANHLRFVARTVMVQEGNIDAAYKALNRVLSVDGIIETVKRKRYYEKPCRRRQRENYENCKRIYHSEMARKISFISRTQRQDPWVGS from the exons ATGGCGAACCACCTTCGTTTTGTTGCTCGGACGGTGATGGTCCAAGAGGGCAATATCGATGCAGCTTACAAGGCTCTAAATAG AGTGCTGTCTGTGGATGGAATTATCGAAACGGTGAAACGAAAGCGCTACTATGAGAAGCCCTGTCGGCGCAGGCAGCGAGAGAACTATGAGAACTGCAAGAGGATCTATCATTCTGAAATGGCCAGGAAGATCTCCTTCATCTCCCGGACGCAAAGACAAGACCCCTGGGTCGGCTCCTAG